The Pseudomonas asiatica genome has a segment encoding these proteins:
- a CDS encoding acyl-CoA synthetase: MSIYAQGLMPAAVNHVALTPLSFIERTAAVYGNYPAVIHGAIRRNWQQTYQRCRRLASALMGRGIGRGDTVAVMLPNIPAMLEAHFGVPMTGAVLNTLNVRLDAEAIAFMLQHGEAKVLITDREFHSVIEAALALLEHPPLVVDVDDPEYGEGRAVSELDYEAFLAEGDPDFAWEWPDDEWQAISLNYTSGTTGNPKGVVYHHRGAYLNALGNQMVWGMGHRPVYLWTLPMFHCNGWCYPWTITALAGTHVFLRRVDPQKILTLIREHRVSHLCGAPIVLNALVNMPEAAKAAIEHPVQAMVAGAAPPAKVIGAVEEMGIQVTHTYGLTEVYGPVTVCAWHDEWDELSLEERARIKSRQGVRYPTLDGLMVADPQTLEPVPRDGDTLGEIFMRGNTVMKGYLKNPEATVEAFRGGWFHTGDLAVWHADGYVEIKDRLKDIIISGGENISTIEVEDALYRHPAVLEAAVVARPDEKWGETPCAFVTLKPGREDTREADITSWCREHLAGFKVPKTVVFGELPKTSTGKIQKYVLRDRAKAL, encoded by the coding sequence ATGTCGATCTATGCCCAGGGCCTGATGCCCGCTGCCGTCAACCATGTCGCCCTCACCCCGCTGAGTTTCATCGAACGCACCGCTGCCGTATACGGCAACTACCCGGCGGTGATCCACGGTGCCATCCGCCGCAACTGGCAGCAGACCTACCAACGCTGCCGACGCCTGGCCAGCGCCCTGATGGGCCGGGGTATCGGCCGTGGCGACACCGTGGCGGTGATGTTGCCCAATATTCCGGCCATGCTCGAAGCCCATTTTGGCGTGCCCATGACCGGCGCCGTGCTCAATACCCTGAACGTACGCCTGGACGCCGAGGCCATCGCCTTCATGCTGCAGCATGGCGAGGCCAAGGTGCTGATCACCGACCGCGAGTTCCACAGCGTCATCGAGGCGGCCCTGGCCTTGCTCGAGCACCCGCCATTGGTGGTAGATGTGGATGACCCGGAGTACGGCGAAGGCCGTGCGGTCAGCGAACTGGATTATGAGGCGTTCCTCGCCGAAGGCGACCCGGACTTTGCCTGGGAATGGCCCGATGACGAGTGGCAGGCGATCTCGCTCAACTACACCTCCGGCACCACCGGCAACCCCAAGGGCGTGGTCTACCACCACCGTGGCGCTTACCTGAACGCCCTGGGCAACCAGATGGTCTGGGGCATGGGCCATCGCCCGGTGTACCTGTGGACCCTGCCGATGTTCCACTGCAACGGCTGGTGCTACCCATGGACCATCACCGCGCTGGCCGGCACCCATGTGTTCCTGCGCCGGGTCGACCCGCAGAAGATCCTGACCCTGATCCGCGAGCACCGGGTCAGCCACCTGTGCGGCGCGCCGATCGTGCTCAACGCCCTGGTCAACATGCCCGAGGCGGCCAAGGCGGCCATCGAGCACCCGGTGCAGGCCATGGTCGCCGGCGCCGCGCCACCTGCCAAGGTCATCGGCGCCGTGGAAGAGATGGGCATACAGGTCACCCACACCTACGGCCTGACCGAAGTCTACGGCCCGGTGACCGTGTGTGCCTGGCATGACGAATGGGATGAACTGTCGCTGGAAGAGCGCGCACGGATCAAGTCCCGCCAGGGCGTGCGCTACCCGACCCTCGACGGCCTGATGGTCGCCGACCCGCAAACCCTCGAGCCGGTGCCGCGCGACGGCGACACCCTGGGCGAGATCTTCATGCGCGGCAACACGGTGATGAAGGGCTACCTGAAGAACCCGGAGGCCACCGTCGAAGCCTTCCGTGGCGGCTGGTTCCACACCGGTGACCTGGCCGTGTGGCACGCCGACGGCTATGTCGAGATCAAGGACCGGCTCAAGGACATCATCATTTCCGGTGGCGAGAACATCTCCACCATCGAGGTCGAGGACGCCCTGTACAGGCATCCGGCGGTGCTGGAAGCCGCGGTGGTAGCGCGCCCGGATGAAAAATGGGGGGAAACCCCGTGCGCCTTCGTTACCCTCAAGCCGGGCCGCGAAGACACCCGCGAAGCCGACATCACCAGCTGGTGCCGCGAGCACCTGGCCGGGTTCAAGGTGCCGAAGACCGTGGTGTTCGGCGAACTGCCCAAGACCTCCACCGGCAAGATCCAGAAGTACGTGCTGCGCGACCGGGCCAAAGCCCTCTGA
- a CDS encoding acyl-CoA dehydrogenase C-terminal domain-containing protein: protein MTTYTAPLRDMRFVLHDVFNAPALWARLPALAERIDADTADAILEEAAKVTGQLIAPLSRNGDEQGVRFAAGEVTTPDGFREAWHTYREGGWVGLGGNPEHGGMGMPKMLGVLFEEMLYAADCSFSLYSALSAGSCLAIDAHASETLKATYLPPLYEGRWAGTMCLTEPHAGTDLGLIRSRAEPQADGSYRISGSKIFITGGEQDLTENIVHLVLAKLPDAPTGAKGISLFLVPKYLVEADGRLGARNAAHCGSVEHKMGIKASATCVMNFDGAVGYLVGEPNKGLAAMFTMMNYERLSIGIQGIGCAEASYQSAARYANERLQSRAASGPQAQDKAADPIIHHGDVRRMLLTMRTLTEGGRAFAAYVGQQLDLARYAEDAGEREHAQRLVALLTPVAKAFFTDNGLESCVLGQQVYGGHGYIREWGQEQRVRDVRIAQIYEGTNGIQALDLLGRKVLADGGQALASFAAEVRAFSVDAPLHREALQASLARLEATSAWLRGRAGEDANLVSAVAVEYLQLFGLTAYAYMWARMAAVALVRRDEDAAFHGAKLACAEFFFQRVLPRGLGLEASIRAGSGSLYGLEAAQF, encoded by the coding sequence ATGACCACCTACACAGCCCCCCTGCGCGACATGCGCTTCGTCCTGCATGATGTGTTCAACGCCCCGGCCCTGTGGGCCCGCCTGCCTGCCCTGGCCGAGCGCATCGACGCCGATACCGCCGATGCCATCCTCGAGGAAGCAGCCAAAGTCACCGGCCAGCTGATTGCCCCGCTCAGCCGCAACGGTGACGAGCAAGGCGTGCGCTTTGCCGCAGGCGAAGTCACCACCCCTGACGGCTTCCGCGAGGCCTGGCACACCTACCGCGAAGGCGGTTGGGTCGGCCTGGGCGGCAACCCCGAACATGGCGGCATGGGCATGCCGAAAATGCTCGGTGTGCTGTTCGAAGAAATGCTCTACGCCGCCGATTGCAGCTTCAGCCTGTATTCGGCGTTGAGCGCCGGCAGTTGCCTGGCGATCGATGCCCACGCCAGCGAAACGCTCAAGGCCACCTACCTGCCGCCCCTGTACGAAGGCCGCTGGGCCGGCACCATGTGCCTCACCGAACCCCATGCCGGCACCGACCTGGGGCTGATCCGCAGCCGCGCCGAGCCCCAGGCCGACGGCAGCTATCGCATCAGCGGCAGCAAGATCTTCATCACCGGCGGCGAACAGGACCTGACCGAGAACATCGTCCACCTGGTGCTGGCCAAGCTGCCGGATGCACCCACCGGCGCCAAGGGCATCTCGCTGTTCCTGGTGCCCAAGTACCTGGTCGAGGCCGATGGCCGCCTGGGCGCGCGCAACGCCGCCCATTGCGGCTCGGTCGAACACAAGATGGGCATCAAGGCCTCGGCCACCTGCGTGATGAACTTCGATGGTGCCGTCGGCTACCTGGTGGGCGAACCGAACAAGGGCCTGGCGGCGATGTTCACCATGATGAACTACGAGCGCCTGTCCATCGGCATCCAGGGCATCGGCTGTGCCGAGGCGTCCTACCAGAGCGCCGCCCGCTACGCCAACGAGCGCCTGCAAAGCCGCGCCGCCAGCGGCCCGCAGGCACAGGACAAGGCTGCCGACCCGATCATCCACCACGGCGATGTGCGGCGCATGCTGCTGACCATGCGCACCCTCACCGAAGGTGGGCGGGCGTTTGCCGCCTACGTCGGTCAGCAGCTGGACCTGGCGCGCTACGCCGAAGACGCCGGCGAGCGCGAGCATGCGCAGCGCCTGGTGGCGCTGCTGACACCGGTGGCCAAGGCGTTCTTCACCGACAACGGCCTGGAAAGCTGCGTGCTCGGCCAGCAGGTGTATGGCGGCCATGGCTATATCCGCGAATGGGGCCAGGAGCAGCGGGTGCGCGACGTGCGCATCGCGCAGATCTATGAAGGCACCAACGGCATCCAGGCCCTCGACCTGCTCGGGCGCAAGGTGCTGGCCGACGGTGGCCAGGCGCTGGCCAGCTTTGCCGCCGAGGTGCGGGCCTTCAGCGTGGATGCGCCGCTGCACCGTGAAGCCCTGCAAGCGAGCCTGGCGCGGCTGGAGGCCACCAGCGCCTGGCTGCGGGGGCGGGCCGGCGAGGATGCCAACCTGGTCAGCGCGGTGGCGGTGGAATATTTGCAGCTGTTCGGGCTGACTGCGTATGCCTACATGTGGGCGCGGATGGCGGCGGTGGCATTGGTCAGGCGTGACGAGGATGCCGCGTTTCATGGGGCCAAGCTTGCGTGTGCGGAGTTCTTCTTCCAGCGGGTCTTGCCGCGGGGGTTGGGGCTGGAGGCCAGTATCCGGGCGGGTAGTGGCAGCCTGTATGGTTTGGAGGCGGCGCAGTTCTGA
- a CDS encoding FecR family protein, translated as MNHDRLNPSPDDAITDAAAHWCMRLHAEDCTAGEREAFARWLAADPRHAEEYQAMLEIWQTADLLPRNATVIDFNPPVQQAARPRNWRPLASAAAIALAVLPLAGWVGWEQGWLPNHYQHFEAGAHMQTVQLSDGSTVQLNLNTELTYLNYKDQRQVTLKRGEAFFKVQHDSSHPFIVHAGRGQTRVTGTQFNVWKYQEQVKVTLVEGSVLVSSDGSAGGYRLGPGMQASYHKGDFEPQLEQSDDYGNSLAWRDGKLVLDNLSLEQALPIINRYLDAPLLLADASTGRIRISGIYNTREVGRLVNNLPKVLPVYLTRSKDGSTVLNRISPPPDKG; from the coding sequence ATGAACCACGACCGCCTCAATCCCAGCCCAGACGATGCCATCACCGACGCCGCCGCGCACTGGTGCATGCGCCTGCACGCCGAAGATTGCACGGCGGGCGAGCGCGAGGCGTTCGCCCGCTGGCTGGCGGCCGACCCGCGGCATGCCGAGGAATACCAGGCGATGCTGGAAATCTGGCAAACCGCCGACCTGCTGCCGCGCAATGCCACTGTCATCGACTTCAACCCGCCCGTGCAACAGGCCGCGCGCCCGCGCAACTGGCGGCCGCTGGCATCCGCTGCCGCGATCGCCCTGGCGGTGCTGCCGCTGGCCGGCTGGGTGGGCTGGGAGCAAGGCTGGCTGCCCAACCACTATCAGCACTTCGAAGCCGGCGCGCACATGCAGACCGTGCAGCTGAGCGACGGCAGCACGGTGCAGCTCAACCTCAACACCGAGCTCACCTACCTCAACTACAAGGACCAACGCCAGGTCACGCTCAAGCGTGGCGAGGCGTTCTTCAAGGTGCAGCACGACAGCAGCCACCCGTTCATCGTGCATGCCGGTCGCGGCCAGACCCGCGTCACCGGCACCCAGTTCAACGTGTGGAAGTACCAGGAGCAGGTCAAGGTCACCCTGGTGGAGGGTTCGGTACTGGTATCCAGCGACGGCAGCGCCGGTGGCTACCGCCTGGGCCCGGGGATGCAGGCCAGCTATCACAAGGGCGACTTCGAGCCGCAACTGGAGCAGAGCGACGACTACGGCAACAGCCTGGCCTGGCGCGACGGCAAGCTGGTGCTCGACAACCTGAGCCTGGAACAGGCCCTGCCGATTATCAACCGCTACCTCGACGCACCGCTGTTGCTGGCCGACGCCAGCACCGGCCGCATCCGCATCAGTGGCATCTACAACACCCGTGAGGTGGGGCGCCTGGTCAACAACCTGCCCAAGGTGCTGCCGGTCTACCTGACCCGCAGCAAGGACGGCAGCACCGTGCTCAACCGCATCTCGCCGCCGCCCGACAAGGGCTGA
- a CDS encoding Na+/H+ antiporter family protein, with the protein MNAVIAAVGIMLILSLSRVHVVIALIIGALAGGLVGGLGIEGTLKAFNGGLGGGATVALSYALLGAFAVAIAKSGLAHALADRALAMIDRQGHANGGKVKWLLVGLMLVVAVSSQNILPIHIAFIPLLVPPLLYVLTRLRIDRRLIACVITFGLITPYMFLPVGFGNIFLNEILLANVARAGVDVSGVNVTHAMAIPAAGMLAGLLLAVFISYRKKRDYDLARIEQVEQVSVQYNPLTLLVAGLAIASAFIVQLWLDSMIIGAMVGFLIFSLSGIVRWKDTDDLFTEGMKMMAMIGFIMIAASGFADVMKATGEVKSLVETSAQWIDHSKGIGALLMLLVGLLVTMGIGSSFSTVPILAAIFVPLCVQLGFDPLATVCIVGTAGALGDAGSPASDSTLGPTSGLNVDGQHHHIWDTVVPTFIHYNLPLLAFGWLAAMTL; encoded by the coding sequence ATGAATGCAGTGATCGCCGCGGTCGGCATCATGCTGATACTCAGCCTGTCCCGCGTGCACGTGGTCATCGCCCTGATCATCGGGGCCCTGGCCGGTGGGCTGGTGGGCGGTCTGGGTATCGAGGGTACGCTCAAGGCCTTCAATGGCGGCCTCGGCGGCGGGGCCACGGTGGCCCTGTCCTATGCACTGCTGGGCGCCTTTGCCGTGGCCATCGCCAAGTCCGGCCTGGCCCATGCCCTGGCCGACCGCGCCCTGGCCATGATCGACCGCCAGGGCCATGCCAATGGCGGCAAGGTCAAATGGTTGCTGGTCGGCCTGATGCTGGTGGTGGCCGTGTCGTCGCAGAACATCCTGCCTATCCACATCGCCTTCATCCCCTTGCTGGTGCCGCCGCTGCTGTACGTGCTGACCCGCCTGCGCATCGACCGCCGGCTCATCGCCTGCGTGATCACCTTCGGCCTGATCACCCCGTACATGTTCCTGCCAGTGGGCTTTGGCAACATCTTCCTCAACGAAATCCTGCTGGCCAACGTTGCCCGCGCGGGTGTCGACGTGAGTGGCGTGAATGTCACCCACGCCATGGCCATTCCGGCAGCCGGCATGCTGGCAGGCCTGTTGCTGGCGGTATTCATCAGTTACCGCAAGAAGCGTGACTACGACCTGGCGCGCATCGAGCAGGTAGAGCAGGTGAGCGTGCAGTACAACCCGCTGACCCTGCTGGTGGCCGGGCTGGCGATTGCCTCGGCGTTCATCGTCCAGTTGTGGCTGGACTCGATGATCATCGGCGCCATGGTCGGCTTCCTGATCTTCTCGCTGTCGGGCATCGTGCGCTGGAAGGACACCGACGACCTGTTCACCGAAGGCATGAAGATGATGGCCATGATCGGCTTCATCATGATTGCCGCCTCGGGCTTTGCCGACGTGATGAAGGCCACCGGTGAGGTGAAGAGCCTGGTGGAAACCTCGGCGCAGTGGATCGACCACAGCAAGGGCATCGGTGCCTTGCTGATGCTGCTGGTGGGCCTGCTGGTGACCATGGGCATCGGCTCGTCGTTCTCCACCGTGCCGATCCTGGCCGCGATCTTCGTGCCGCTGTGCGTGCAGTTGGGCTTCGACCCGCTGGCCACCGTGTGCATCGTTGGTACCGCCGGTGCCTTGGGCGACGCCGGCTCGCCTGCCTCGGACTCGACCCTGGGCCCGACCTCGGGCTTGAACGTGGATGGCCAGCACCACCATATCTGGGACACCGTGGTGCCCACCTTCATCCACTACAACCTGCCACTGCTGGCGTTCGGCTGGTTGGCGGCGATGACACTGTAA
- a CDS encoding S8 family peptidase, translating to MTLDLNFVYYRNFRFDGKLHVRCSGADLHKVSRIRYELERAGPDGPVSFRGISAYSRAHTGKLSDHGCPATLLAEEEAGVYTIRPRVVLQDEHARAMNLPVGGAGVIHMPPLVLDIKAEEINRSVLDKVPLPSAGGRRKRALAGAEVAEHALPLLAPGTSYPTLVIEFSAGGYEHFLRDLEPASGSALSRYWPNLKSVIAPRPVLDKHDLDDNRLHALRQYYYLDQPASMLNDTYLALLKSMAALDYVTSMQMAPAPSEPHPAAFVLAGLLATLLTGTAVVAGNRAYENAQPTPDFEPRQNYLDEPGPRWKGLNVRKAWANKVTGKGARIHFSDGGLHAGHEDLRGNTALSVVSLEPNDDPRHGTASVGIILARRNGVGATGISHDSELYLYNNRATDAQGGFQALTELLRNVEPGDIVGINRQTANIEVSSTMLPSLHYKAWWTVMQQLSQRGAVVVNAAANGSSKTLAERQTHEGQGVDLTNWRYFDDHGDSGAILVGASHSYDGKPHAYSNHHYRYRMLNAWGDSVVTLSYGDLQDLSGEDRDYTDRYAGTSSATPMVCGTLSLIQSYAMEQHHVYLNGNQMHQLVMASGYHDATLPGTDVLPMGARPNVHGALVLLDRILGGGRFAA from the coding sequence ATGACACTGGACTTGAATTTCGTCTATTACCGCAACTTCCGTTTTGATGGAAAGCTGCACGTTCGTTGCAGTGGCGCAGACCTGCACAAGGTCAGCCGCATTCGCTACGAACTGGAGCGGGCTGGCCCCGATGGCCCGGTGTCGTTCAGAGGGATTTCGGCCTATTCCCGGGCCCACACCGGCAAACTGAGTGACCACGGTTGCCCAGCCACACTGCTCGCCGAGGAGGAAGCAGGGGTCTATACCATCCGACCAAGGGTGGTACTGCAGGACGAGCATGCGCGGGCGATGAACCTGCCTGTCGGAGGGGCCGGTGTCATCCACATGCCGCCGCTGGTACTCGACATCAAGGCCGAGGAGATCAACCGCAGCGTCCTCGACAAGGTCCCGTTGCCTTCTGCTGGCGGGCGTCGCAAGCGGGCGCTGGCGGGCGCGGAGGTGGCCGAACACGCGCTGCCCCTATTGGCACCAGGCACTTCGTACCCGACCCTGGTCATCGAGTTCAGTGCCGGGGGTTACGAGCACTTCCTTCGAGACCTGGAGCCTGCTTCCGGCTCTGCCCTGTCGCGTTACTGGCCGAACCTGAAGTCGGTGATCGCGCCCAGGCCGGTCCTGGATAAACATGATCTGGACGATAACCGGCTTCATGCGTTACGCCAGTACTATTACCTCGACCAGCCTGCCAGCATGCTCAATGACACCTATCTGGCATTGCTCAAGTCGATGGCCGCGCTGGATTACGTAACATCCATGCAGATGGCGCCGGCCCCTTCGGAACCACACCCCGCCGCATTCGTGCTGGCGGGGCTGTTGGCAACCCTGCTGACAGGTACTGCAGTGGTGGCAGGCAACAGGGCTTATGAAAATGCTCAACCCACGCCCGACTTCGAGCCACGCCAGAACTACCTCGACGAACCCGGCCCCCGCTGGAAGGGCCTGAATGTGCGCAAGGCCTGGGCCAACAAGGTGACGGGCAAGGGCGCGCGGATTCACTTCAGCGACGGTGGTTTGCATGCTGGACATGAAGACCTGCGTGGCAACACGGCCTTGAGCGTCGTGTCGCTCGAGCCAAACGATGATCCGCGTCATGGCACTGCTTCAGTGGGTATCATTCTGGCAAGGCGCAACGGGGTCGGCGCTACAGGGATCAGCCATGACAGCGAGCTATACCTGTACAACAACCGCGCGACAGACGCCCAGGGCGGTTTCCAGGCGCTCACGGAGTTGCTGCGCAATGTAGAACCCGGGGACATCGTCGGCATCAATCGCCAGACTGCAAATATCGAGGTGTCTAGCACGATGCTGCCGTCCTTGCACTACAAGGCTTGGTGGACAGTCATGCAGCAGTTGAGCCAGCGTGGTGCAGTGGTGGTCAATGCCGCGGCCAATGGCAGCAGCAAAACCCTTGCAGAACGACAAACCCACGAAGGGCAGGGCGTAGACCTGACCAATTGGCGCTACTTCGATGACCATGGCGATTCAGGTGCCATCCTGGTGGGCGCCAGTCACTCGTATGACGGCAAGCCCCACGCCTACTCCAACCACCATTACCGTTACCGCATGCTCAATGCCTGGGGCGACAGCGTCGTCACGCTTTCCTATGGGGATTTGCAGGACCTGTCTGGTGAGGACAGGGACTACACAGACCGCTACGCTGGCACCTCCAGCGCTACGCCGATGGTGTGCGGCACACTGAGCCTGATCCAGTCCTACGCAATGGAGCAGCACCACGTCTATCTCAATGGCAACCAGATGCATCAGCTGGTCATGGCGTCCGGGTATCACGACGCCACATTACCCGGTACCGATGTGCTGCCGATGGGCGCCAGGCCCAATGTGCATGGCGCGCTGGTGCTGCTGGACCGCATCCTCGGCGGTGGCAGGTTCGCGGCCTGA